From Huiozyma naganishii CBS 8797 chromosome 11, complete genome, a single genomic window includes:
- the KNAG0K01930 gene encoding uncharacterized protein (similar to Saccharomyces cerevisiae YBR138C; ancestral locus Anc_3.131): MVIASGRVFAPLDVNCLGQGRPLAEKSREKRTKGFSELPSARSHGTLRVQAAQLRVHSSKTDRHISIYETMPCAEPAPRETLPSTLPAPLVFVEDYLPDPPQCSPLKKKLSLHDIRSRVCQRDKVPSLRLRSTQSSYDVARGKQHLLQPASGDRTVHQFVHGILGMDPTSALRPSELQRLHYEPLGGPSHGDTPVQRCVVCYTPLFDVSLALAPLHCSETVCEQCADRYESCTAALSEYEFDSTICEDDDESDNRWHFSKELFDQLRSILQHSQST; encoded by the coding sequence ATGGTTATTGCTAGCGGGAGAGTGTTTGCTCCGCTGGATGTGAATTGTTTGGGACAGGGACGGCCTCTGGCGGAGAAGAGTCGtgagaagagaacaaaGGGTTTCTCGGAGTTGCCAAGTGCGAGGAGCCATGGAACTTTACGGGTACAAGCTGCTCAGTTGCGGGTgcacagcagcaaaacGGACCGACATATCAGCATCTACGAGACTATGCCCTGTGCGGAGCCGGCCCCACGAGAAACACTACCTTCCACACTGCCAGCACCGCTAGTGTTTGTAGAGGACTACCTGCCGGACCCTCCTCAATGTAGTCcactgaagaagaagctgtCCCTGCACGACATCCGGTCGCGGGTTTGCCAGCGGGACAAAGTACCGTCCCTGCGGCTGCGGTCGACCCAATCGTCATACGACGTGGCGCGGGGGAAACAGCATCTGTTACAGCCTGCCTCCGGTGACCGTACTGTGCACCAGTTTGTTCACGGTATACTCGGTATGGACCCAACGTCTGCGTTACGACCGAGCGAGTTGCAAAGACTGCACTACGAACCGTTAGGCGGTCCCTCCCATGGCGACACCCCTGTACAGCGATGTGTCGTATGCTACACGCCGCTATTTGACGTGAGCCTCGCATTGGCACCTCTCCATTGCAGTGAGACCGTGTGCGAGCAGTGTGCGGACCGTTACGAGAGTTGCACTGCTGCTCTGAGCGAGTACGAGTTCGACAGCACAATATgcgaagacgacgacgagagCGACAACCGATGGCACTTCTCAAAGGAGCTGTTCGACCAGTTACGAAGCATTCTTCAGCACTCGCAGAGTACATAG
- the ATG42 gene encoding carboxypeptidase C (similar to Saccharomyces cerevisiae YBR139W; ancestral locus Anc_3.127) has product MKLLKAVSLAGLLSAGLADALSLWDFRNSFSQLRVPQWPRNTHQVVDLPAVNPFTRLVYSEDEAYALRIRAVDPAKLQIDNVKQWSGYLDYGESKHFFFWFFESRNDPANDPVILWLNGGPGCSSFTGLFFELGPSSLGPDLKPIHNPHSWNNNASIIFLEQPLGVGFSHGDDKVTSTKLAGKDAYVFLELFYKEFPHLRSNDFHIAGESYAGHYIPQIAHEIAVVNRATRTFNLSSIMIGNGITDTLVQSDYYEPMACGGGGYPAVLPPEDCKSMAKGAERCRVLNKACYVSKNTIPCFAALTYCNSALLGPFEKTGLNVYDIRAPCEDQGDDGLCYFGMRYIEEYMNQQYVQETLGSDVNHYTGCNDDVFNGFILTGDEAKPFQQYVAELLNLDIPVLIYAGDKDFICNWLGNHAWTDQLEWRGSEKYQKLPLQPWIHSETGEEIGQIKSHEGLSFLRIYDAGHMVPYDQPESSLEMVNKWISHEFAA; this is encoded by the coding sequence ATGAAACTCTTAAAAGCAGTGTCGCTGGCCGGCTTGCTTTCAGCTGGACTGGCAGATGCCTTATCTCTGTGGGACTTCCGCAACAGTTTCTCGCAATTGCGGGTGCCCCAATGGCCCCGGAACACGCACCAGGTCGTGGACCTTCCCGCGGTGAACCCGTTTACCAGGCTTGTGTACTCTGAGGATGAGGCCTACGCTCTGCGTATCAGGGCTGTCGACCCGGCGAAGTTGCAGATTGACAACGTGAAGCAGTGGTCAGGATACCTCGACTATGGGGAGTCCAAgcacttcttcttctggttcTTCGAGAGCAGGAACGACCCGGCGAACGACCCGGTGATCCTGTGGCTCAACGGTGGGCCTGGATGCTCCTCCTTCACAGGGTTGTTCTTTGAGTTGGGACCCTCCTCGCTTGGACCGGACCTCAAACCCATCCACAACCCGCACTCGTGGAACAACAACGCCTCGATTATCTTCCTCGAGCAACCCTTGGGCGTAGGGTTCTCTCACGGTGACGACAAAGTGACCTCCACGAAGCTCGCAGGTAAGGACGCGTACGTCTTCCTCGAATTGTTTTACAAGGAGTTCCCTCACCTGCGCAGTAACGACTTCCACATCGCTGGGGAGTCTTACGCAGGTCACTACATCCCTCAGATTGCTCATGAGATTGCAGTGGTCAACAGAGCGACCCGTACTTTCAACCTGTCCTCCATCATGATCGGGAACGGGATCACGGACACACTCGTCCAGTCCGATTACTACGAACCCATGGCCTGTGGGGGAGGTGGGTACCCAGCGGTACTCCCTCCAGAGGACTGTAAGAGCATGGCAAAGGGCGCAGAACGGTGTCGCGTGCTCAACAAGGCCTGCTACGTCAGCAAGAACACGATCCCCTGCTTCGCCGCTCTGACATACTGCAACTCTGCGTTGCTGGGTCCCTTCGAGAAGACTGGACTGAACGTGTACGACATCAGAGCACCTTGTGAGGATCAAGGCGATGACGGACTGTGCTACTTCGGCATGCGGTACATCGAAGAGTACATGAATCAGCAATACGTCCAGGAGACGCTCGGTTCAGACGTCAACCACTACACCGGGTGCAACGACGACGTATTCAACGGGTTCATCCTCACCGGAGACGAGGCCAAACCATTTCAACAGTACGTAGCAGAGCTGCTAAACCTTGACATCCCGGTACTCATCTACGCGGGGGACAAAGATTTCATCTGCAACTGGCTGGGCAACCACGCATGGACGGACCAGTTGGAGTGGAGAGGCTCTGAAAAATACCAGAAGTTACCTCTGCAACCCTGGATCCATTCGGAGACAGGTGAGGAAATTGGACAAATCAAAAGCCATGAGGGGCTCTCGTTCTTGAGAATCTACGACGCTGGACATATGGTACCTTATGACCAACCAGAGTCCAGTTTGGAAATGGTGAACAAGTGGATCTCACACGAGTTTGCCGCCTAA
- the MDM20 gene encoding Mdm20p (similar to Saccharomyces cerevisiae MDM20 (YOL076W); ancestral locus Anc_3.130), translating into MESKWESEVQELIRRSNFRQCFEQLTVLRKRYPKSAFLELLELYAKYRQSPAAFDYKALIVEPYCRDKRSPRVTGDLHALDLLHRFLVELGQFDDALHAVELAHLKFNRLDLTYDLFVKSIEDADFPRMARATSSLPGRTPRDTADYETRTRAYHFWNAIATLATFMHQRSRLSEQELKVLPKLCYQRLSQLKPHSTIQEAIVYCLVCERLLPNDNASKSAEIVETIMPHLQVSVDLYLKNFMVEHVKDPQVMFDSCAKMLSEFDDYKLIGKLIESGQQLGKTKQEIRDLVRDRVGDSRNCRLSGFEVDLCFDKRVSAGSLRHYLAKFHNKPCCAIDIEHYREHLDTPLLQEAMDELEADLIHDSNCFQLQLTPQQDAVALYKKHEHTLQGKPATDYSSLSTFIVSMVRETLRGGGSSSPLQNILTSLSILENFQLRDPHNFDTGVWIIALYMQLGLTPLAVPCYTDLKIKNVQSDSMDYTLFTRYNSIFPAKQHDYMLRVLPEHDRLYSSSMERLPQFIRIAFERGSYSKILGMFELRRKLTHSMNRWMRMVSKLQMARLCNDKRTQQLQVLHQMWAQLGAEKEILDNRDLTVFKTHGECTPEEQLSYLRCSQDWILLSCSQEFMIESITSGTRSFEVDELWTKLALSDDLDGALSAAGFTQWEALSLKVVHALYENRMAAVPQLLASFTRGSLDEPWTVPHAYLTQLTLLKTLDGCKRICDAEAKAAIKKQLRLLRESCDDQFASYKAALAAECAQTASSPLLSQLGFPVLDSGPLTAATTTVHKAVRNL; encoded by the coding sequence ATGGAGAGCAAGTGGGAATCTGAGGTCCAGGAGCTGATTAGGCGGTCGAATTTCAGACAATGCTTCGAGCAATTGACCGTGCTGCGGAAACGGTACCCGAAGTCTGCCTTCTTGGAGTTGCTCGAGCTGTACGCGAAGTACCGGCAGTCGCCAGCGGCGTTCGATTACAAGGCGCTGATTGTGGAACCTTACTGTAGGGACAAGCGCAGTCCGCGGGTCACGGGCGACCTGCATGCATTGGATCTTTTGCATCGGTTCCTCGTCGAATTGGGCCAGTTCGATGACGCATTGCACGCCGTGGAGCTTGCGCATCTCAAGTTTAACCGTCTGGACTTGACGTACGACCTGTTTGTCAAGTCCATCGAGGACGCGGACTTCCCGCGGATGGCACGCGCTACGTCGAGTCTGCCGGGACGCACGCCGCGGGACACTGCCGACTACGAGACGAGGACCCGCGCGTACCATTTCTGGAACGCGATTGCCACACTGGCTACGTTTATGCACCAGCGGTCGCGGTTATCCGAACAGGAACTGAAGGTACTGCCAAAGTTGTGCTACCAGCGGCTGTCGCAATTGAAGCCACACAGCACGATCCAGGAGGCGATCGTCTACTGTCTTGTGTGCGAGCGGTTGCTCCCAAATGACAACGCCAGCAAGTCTGCGGAGATCGTCGAGACGATTATGCCACACTTGCAAGTCTCTGTCGATctgtacttgaagaactttATGGTGGAGCACGTCAAGGATCCGCAGGTGATGTTTGACAGCTGTGCGAAGATGCTTAGCGAGTTCGACGACTACAAACTTATCGGTAAACTGATCGAGAGCGGGCAACAATTGGGCAAGACGAAACAAGAAATAAGGGACCTTGTGAGGGACCGTGTCGGAGATTCCCGGAATTGCCGTCTATCAGGGTTCGAAGTAGACCTGTGTTTCGACAAGAGAGTCTCTGCAGGGTCCCTAAGACACTACTTGGCCAAATTCCACAACAAACCGTGCTGCGCGATCGATATCGAGCATTACCGGGAGCACTTGGATACCCCATTGCTACAGGAGGCGATGGACGAGTTGGAAGCGGATCTGATCCATGACTCGAACTGTTTCCAGCTCCAGTTGACCCCACAACAGGACGCAGTTGCCCTGTACAAGAAGCACGAGCACACTTTGCAGGGGAAGCCGGCCACGGACTACTCCAGTCTGTCCACTTTCATCGTCTCCATGGTCAGAGAGACTCTACGTGGGGGCGGTTCGTCGTCGCCGTTGCAAAACATCCTCACAAGTTTGTCCATATTGGAGAACTTCCAGTTACGGGACCCACATAACTTTGACACGGGCGTCTGGATAATTGCGCTGTACATGCAGCTTGGTCTGACTCCCTTAGCGGTGCCCTGCTATACGGATttgaagatcaaaaacGTGCAAAGCGACTCGATGGACTACACGCTGTTCACGCGGTACAACTCGATCTTCCCCGCGAAGCAGCACGATTATATGCTACGGGTGCTCCCTGAGCACGACCGGCTGTACAGTAGCTCGATGGAGCGGTTACCTCAGTTCATCCGCATTGCATTTGAGAGAGGGTCGTACAGTAAGATTCTCGGGATGTTCGAGTTAAGGAGGAAGTTGACCCACTCGATGAACCGGTGGATGCGGATGGTGAGCAAATTGCAGATGGCAAGACTTTGCAACGACAAGCGCACGCAGCAGTTGCAAGTGCTGCACCAAATGTGGGCACAGTTGGGCGCGGAGAAAGAGATCTTGGATAACAGAGACCTCACCGTTTTCAAGACACACGGCGAATGCACTCCAGAAGAACAATTATCGTATTTGCGCTGTTCCCAAGACTGGATCCTGTTGAGCTGTTCCCAAGAGTTCATGATCGAGTCCATCACTAGTGGGACCCGATCCTTTGAAGTAGACGAGTTATGGACCAAACTAGCGTTGTCCGACGATCTCGATGGCGCGCTCTCTGCGGCAGGGTTTACCCAGTGGGAGGCGCTCTCCTTGAAGGTAGTGCATGCCCTGTACGAGAACCGTATGGCCGCCGTTCCGCAGCTTCTAGCGAGTTTCACGAGGGGGTCCCTCGACGAACCCTGGACGGTCCCCCATGCGTACTTGACGCAGTTGACGCTCTTGAAGACTTTGGACGGCTGCAAGCGGATTTGTGACGCAGAGGCAAAGGCCGCTATCAAGAAACAACTACGTTTGCTACGGGAATCCTGCGACGATCAGTTCGCAAGCTACAAGGCGGCGCTCGCTGCCGAGTGTGCACAGACAGCTTCGTCCCCTCTGCTGTCACAATTGGGGTTCCCAGTGCTCGATTCGGGCCCGCTCACCGCCGCTACGACCACGGTCCACAAGGCTGTCCGCAACCTATGA
- the KNAG0K01920 gene encoding uncharacterized protein (similar to Saccharomyces cerevisiae YBR137W; ancestral locus Anc_3.132) yields the protein MPIEELVRQAVLSRRISLEDLERLDRGNELLELSDSIAFDLGLHIRRAAQEQYRGRPVAIDISLTSGQQLFRGNSGDGCVADNDEWIRRKRNTVRRFGHSSLYIGIKKGQLDMREKFFADPLEYAFHGGAVPLYIAGCTFPIATVTCSGLKQEEDHLLAAECIRDFAKSM from the coding sequence ATGCCAATTGAGGAGTTGGTACGCCAGGCAGTGCTCTCCCGGAGGATCTCGCTCGAAGATCTCGAGAGGCTCGACCGCGGGAACGAGTTGCTCGAGCTCTCGGACTCTATCGCTTTTGACCTAGGGTTGCACATCAGAAGGGCAGCTCAGGAGCAATACCGGGGCCGTCCAGTGGCCATTGATATCTCTCTGACCTCTGGGCAGCAGCTGTTCCGGGGCAACTCAGGGGACGGTTGCGTCGCAGACAACGACGAGTGGATCCGCCGCAAGAGGAACACGGTCCGCAGGTTTGGACACTCCTCGTTGTACATCGGGATCAAGAAGGGCCAGCTAGACATGCGCGAGAAGTTCTTCGCGGACCCACTCGAGTACGCATTCCACGGTGGGGCGGTCCCCCTGTACATAGCCGGGTGTACGTTCCCAATCGCTACGGTTACTTGCTCCGGTCTCAAGCAGGAAGAGGACCACTTGCTCGCTGCAGAGTGTATCAGAGATTTCGCTAAGTCCATGTAG